CCTTATTAGTTTGTTTGCTTGCTTGACTCGTGATcgtgtacaaaaaaaaaaaccttgtagGCATTAATTATTGAGTTGTAACATTTATCCATCCACGACAGCTTCGTCTTCAATAATACAACgccttttattgaaaaaaatgaattattattatttgaatatatatatatatatatatatatatatatatatgtgtgtgtgtgtgtgtgtgtgaatagAAACGATAGATTCAAATTAAGTCTCCCGGAAGtttgaaaaaagaaagtatTACAAGCCAAGTTCAGTTaatgcttattattattaattgatgCTATTGTCAAATAGTACGCCCATGAATTTCATCTCTATGGAAAGTTTAATAAATGTTCATTTTTATCACTTCCTCCttcttattataattatcatataaaaaaaatttataataatattacctCTATTTTTATGTATAAGAAACAAGAATTTGATCCATCAAGAACAAAagtgattaaattaattaactttaattaatacttttttcatcaaaaaaataagtgttgtatttgaaaaaaaaaatgtttcgaAAGTACAATCATAAAAACTAAATTGCAACTTAATTATATTCGCAATGATGTTATAATCTCTATTGTGATTAGATCACTCTAgattatttgaatttcttacataaattgaataaaatatgaagAACTTATCCGAAATAAGGTACCTATTAAAACATTGTCCTATGCCTGACAAAGATGATAATCTAAGATGGTTAAACACATTTGTTTTAACATCTTTTCTTCATGGTCAAAATTTTCACCTTCGAAAATGATGCATATTGTTTCCCTTGTTATCTTTTCAACAAAAGATCAAATAAGTTTGATAGACATGATAACTTGCGTATATCAGTAAAAATGAGTAAATGGAACAGTGTGTATTGCATGAAATAGTGTGTCCAAATGCAGATTGACTGAGTAGAGTAGTATGAGTAAGTTagttagagagaaaaaattttatgatttatgatcAAGCAAAATACATTCATTGCGAATCAATTACATTTTCGATCTAATAAAGCAACAAAGCCGACCATAAGTTTGGTTTATGGTTAAACCAGTTGGACTAGCTTGAGTCTAATGACTATGATCTTCTGCATTTCATTATTGATGCTCATTAATAATCAAATTTGAAGAATGAAACTCCTCTCACATAAATTTCACCCTCTCCAAGATTTTACCCATAACAATAAGCGAAATAGATTTATCCCCACCCTTTCCTTATTACCCCAAACAAAGGTAAAGGTACTCATAAGTTTAATTTGCTTCAAGATAGAAGAGCTATATGCCAATAATGGCTAGAGTAACTGAAAGGGtatgtaaaaatgaaaattgacaTGGTTGAATTCACATGTTGGTCTTCTTTTCACGAAAAAAACTGTTTTCTGTTCATGTTTTATACTCTGCCTTTTATAGTTATTACAAAAGagataagaaacaaaaaatttggaataaaataaatagaaagagataaagaataaacaataaaaatagaataaatctATACAACTTGAAATTGACCTGGGTGAATCAACATATTGACCTTTTCTTTTTACgagaaacttaatttttttatttgtattatttgatttcttataataaaataaaatgtaagaaaaaagaacataaaTTTATAGCATAGAGAGATAAAAGGATATTATTAAACTACGCTAGCAGTAGTATAAGAGTAAAATGCCTTTTTAATATACCAAACAAcgttatttttcctatttaattaaaagtaactgaagtattgagaattttttatttcaagtcTTGCCAAAAAAAATACGCAAATTCAACTCATCTTTATGTTACATGTAATTATACTTTTACAAGTATCAATAGACGTATTTTATAATCATGGACGACAAACCGTAATAGAATAGCATTCCGGCAAAACCCCACAGTAAAAACGTACATTCCCTCTCagagagtgtttttttttttttatcattaaatgcaCTCACTCAGAGAATGTgtttgaaaaggaaaatgaaaataacataacagaaaattttgtattttttttaatgaaacttGCACtttttaaactatattttaatttaaaatgcttttatttttatattctaaatcaaacacaccattattaatgcaaaccaaacaacaaaattgGCGCGTTTATAGATCCAAGCTGggtttcaatttcaattatatatctAATTACAACAAAAACAACGGTGTTTCAGGAGGCTGATTTACCTCTTGGTTGACACACTAATTGTTTTCACTACTCTTAAAATTTCCCATAATTTGTTGATAATTTTTCTGACAATTACAAATTTCACACACCCCCGTTGATTAAAATACCTATCTACGAGTACTATTTTAATTACAATCACAAGAAATCAGTAAAGCACCACGCAACACCCTGCATTTTCTTCCCCTTTCTTttgtcaaaaacaaaattccACAACATCGGGTGTCCACGCACAGTTCCCATTTTAGGTTCTCCTCAAATCAACCACCACCACGCTCACATTGTCGGAACTCTGCCTAACCAACGCCAATTTGGTCAGCAGAATGGAGGCGTTGGAGCAAGCCTTGTCGGAGCAGTCCACCGCCATCTCCCTCCTCGGAGACGAGGGCGGCGATGGCGGCTTCTGCGCGTTCAGACACATCCGCACCACTTTGCATGCGATGTCGTTTTGCACTGTGTCCCATAGCCCATCACTCCCTAATATCAAACACTCATCCTCCTCACTACGCTCAGTTACCGTTACCTCCGGTTCCGAAATTACATACGGCTTCAGATAATTGTCccctgcacaacacaaaacacaaAACACGACAACGTTAATAATTCAGAATGATAGAGATACAAGGTTGGTCTAAattgtaaagaaagaaaagaaggaaaaagggaAGGACATAGGTTATGGGTTGGAATCCCATCCCAACAAACAACCAACATTcgccaataaaataaaataaataagaacccTCCAATCTGCTATAATGCGCCGCGCGTGTATTTATTGATTACTCACCTATGGCTCTGGACATAGCCAACACCCCAAGCACTCTAGGTCCGTCCCAATATATCACGCGCCCTCCCGCTACTTGGATCCGAAGCAACTCGTCGGGTCGGTCCGGCTGCTCAAAATAAAAACCGAACCCAAATCCAAACCAAAAAGGTTAGTCATTAGTGCACAtgcccaacacacacacacacacacacaaacgaACCAACTTTTTATCCTCCACTATACAACAGTGGAGCCACGACAATCAACCCAAATGACTCGCGCGTGTGGGGAACGTGCCAACCATATCAATTCAGATCCCAAACCAATAAACGCATGATAAAGAAAACTCTTCATTATTAGTATTGGTTGGTTATTTACCTTGTGATCGTCGGAGAGTGGGACGGCTACGTTGTTGCGGCAAAGCACGGCGCGTGAGTCGCCGCAGTTTGCCACGATGATTTTCTCCGGCGTGACGACGGCCACAACTGCGGTGGAGCCCACAGCGTCGCAGTGCGGGGTCTGAAGCTCGCACCTGCAACTTGGAGTCTCGTTGTTCTGACTCCACCTTAAAACCTCTTCGTCCATGCGCGCGAAACACTTTTTCATCGTTGATTCCCATTCCAAATTCTCCTTCGCTTGGTGAACCTCTTCCTTCACTATCTCGTGTAACCTCTCCTTGCACATCGTCgcaacctatatatatatataaaaacacgTTAACTAATTAGCAAACCAGATccgagaaaataaaattaaaaaaacggactagaattttaaaatttataatttagcaTTTACATGTGAGCAACCGTGGCCGTCGAAAACAGCGAAGAAATGAAACCCTAATTTTTTATCATGAGATAAAGTTTCTTGGCAAAACGATGGACGGACCGAAACGGCGTCTTCCATGTCCCTCCTCCTTCCACAAACGGACGTTACCCCATACCTCGGATACTCCTCGACAACTGTTGGACTTGTGGAGTCCAACGTTGGACTCTTCGAAGAATAATTCGGAACAACCTCAACTACCTTCGATTTGGAACTATGAACCGCGTTATCGCACTCCCTTGCCGGAGAAGCGCGCCTATCCAGCCTCTGGCGCTTCCGGCTGTTCTCCAGCGGCGGGACTGACACGTCAGCAGCTATGTATTTCAAGGGCAAAAGGTCCAAACTCCGGCGTGCGGAAGGGCGTGAGGTGGGTTCGATGGGAGAAGAAGTCTCGGCGGCTTCTCCAACAACTCCACAGCAAATCCCAGCCATTCCAAAACGAAaaccagaaataaaaaaagaaaaaacttttatttgtataaatactgaactctctttgaggttagcgaaaagggagaaaaaaaatgaaaagcaagTGGGGAACGAACGAACGAACGAACGGTTATGAGTCTTATATGGGAAATGAAACGCAGGATCGACTGAAATGGCGTTGGGAGAGAAGCTTTTGAAGAGGGGAAACGGGGCAGGCACCTGGGGGCCACACACCCTGCCCGTCACCGTCACGGGCATCACCCGACACATACAGTTGGAATGACGTCGAACCATTTAATACCCAGATGCAATCCCAGCCCTTCATCGTACCTCTCCAAACCTCTTATTCCGACACGTGGTGCTGTCTTTTATGATCCAACACGTGGACCAATCGGAAGGATCCACGGTAGGTCGAAACTTGTTCCTTTTCTGACACGCATGTGGTCCTTTACCAACACTCTCTCTCTCACCCGCTCAATATTATTCCTTCTTAATTTCTCTCCTtcgcattttttattttttctcttttcactctGACACCGACCGGAGGATGCTACCACGTGGCGACATCGTAGAATACGAAATTCTTGTTTGATTCTGATCTCGCATCGTTGACGCCTCACAAGTCGCATCAAAACATCATTCtcgtttttatttgattatacccgcGAAAAATTTACTGCAATAGTAAAAggaatatttatatttcattacatcattttatttttttattagtttttaaatttttattattttttctaatattattcattattctcatatttttaattttttaaaaaaacttttgattttttttatagttaaaatagGTAGAACACATAGTACCTCTCTCcactaattaagtttaaaaaattaagccaAAAGGCAATACGtggattttcttttcaaatgatttttgtttgaaatgatttttatacTATGAAACAGGTCTAAGTCTAACACTCTAacgtatttattgattttatcaGGGATATGAAACAGGTCTAAGTctaactcttaaaaaaaaatagtgtgtcTCATATCtctattatattacttttataatttattcaattttcttctcaactttcttttttatttatttcacacgaccaaatttaatcttaaaaagtTAGTCACTCcgtttctttttaattgttggagTTTcggaaaagttttatttttatttttacaaaataagattaaattacaaataaaaaggaATGGAGGTAGGAGTAGATTGAAGAGAAGAAATGGAAAAAGGTGGTAAATGTGTGTGAAGTTTGAAGATTGTCCATTGAAGACGTGTAGGATGGCATGTGAAAGGTGCACCAATATCTCAGGTTCCCAAAATTGCTTACTGGACGCGTGGCCACTACCTACGTGGACCCACGACACGTTCCCCTTTCCACCACTTTTATTTCATGCTAATTACTCCCTTTCTGCCATTTCATTTCATATCTCTCTTTTAAATAATGCACACACGCAATTCATTACGATTAATACTTTTAAAACATTCTTCAAAcaccttttatttgtttttagaataaatactattattattattttgagatattaaatatttttatttttatttaatattttattcaagtattaaaaatatttataaaaaaagtaatattattcATTAGTTATACTATTttcacaataaaataattttatttcactaaaatatttttatcaactgCATTAAACAGttataactatatatttattaatgtaattACTTCGTAAGGATATTACTAAAAAGAGTAATTactaatatttctattttatgtttaaagtgacaaataattttaaacagaaaaaatatttaaaaagtgaCTAACAAAATGAGACAAAGAAAGTAGTATATTAaagtgttatttaaaatattggaaaaaagttcaaaaaaatattattgatatatatcatgttataatttttaaagaatgtttactgtgatttttaattttaacttttgcgACAAATCtaacttaattgattaaataaccTAGATGAATTAGTATAAATTTTGTGGTACTTAGAATTtgattattattgatataaaaaattcaattgctttaaaatttactctaatattaaaatatttttattttaataccaattcttttaaaaaaataccaatcttgttttttatatatatttttattagtcaTGTCATCgttttataaagaataaaataaatagaaataaaaattaaaaccaaataactttatattataaagagaTGTTTGTTTCACGATATGACGTTGTATCCTCAAGAATCgcatttctaaaaatattataactaaaCCTTACATTAACTTTTGACATTTTTAGgaatacattttaaattttaaaattaataaattgaagTACAAATGGAAATTGTATGGGTTGGAAAATAATATTCTCACTCCTTCATATgtgaataaaaagtaaaaagtgtgttaatataaaaatgtaagtttttttaaataaaatatactcaaagatatttttttattgcctgttaatatattaaatatatgagTAAATAATTCTATAATGTAAGAAGATTTCGTAAAATAATGGTccaataaaattaagttattgaagtcaaaattttattatcaataCTTTAACCAATATTCTAAAATTAGTATTAATATAAAGAGTGcttaacttaattaattgaataatatgtctaaattattataaacacgTTAACACAGTCTTCCATTTTTATGTGGAAGAAAATCACCGTTAATAACACctttgcttttaaaatttgcaaaTTAATGTCAGTTTCTGCCGTCCACTTGCAAAttaatgtctatatatatatatatatatatatatatactgggatataaaatatattttaaaatatgttatataatatttttccaaaaaacatGTTCAGGCAGGTGAAGTTATTTTTCactcaaatatgtttttagtttgtaTAAATTTATGGTTTGCATTTAGTTTCTAgtctttcaaaaaattaatactaGTTTAGTTTTCATAAATCACACTGGTAAATTGTTATTATTCTTGATATTGGATAAATGGTCTCTAGGATTTGAGACACTTAGCTAGAAATATTTGCGTGTTTATGTAATTTAGTTGTTTTTGGGTTAAATATTGAGTTGTATTTGTCCTCAACCCGTATCATATTGAAGCTGAACATTCTTAAGAGGATTCTCTATATCCTAATCCATTTGTTATTCCAAGATCTTGAGATCAATGTCCTAGGCAATTACAATAGGTCCAGGGGGTGTGGGCATAGGACTATATATCTCGAGTGATAAACTCTTCAATGGTCAATCAATTATGGAGCCAATGATCGACTAATGACCTAAAGACTCATTAGCACACGACTAGGTGGATACATATCCCTACAATCTCAAGTGTAGAAGCACGGAGAGACTAAGAAATTATGATTTGTTAACATACAATTGCTCCATAACTAGCCTGTGTAGAAGTCACATGACCAAAGGATACaattatgaaaactaaaatcaatagaaaaaaataaccataaaatctaaaaaaattggcCAAATTTATGAGTATTAATATTCTCTTTTACCGTTGTATTAAATGTAAGTAGGTGAATTTTAACCAAAGTCAATCATAAAGAAAATGAGTTAAATTAAAAGGGTTCCATTCTTTTGATAGAATTTGAGAAGTTAGTATCTGGACATGTTCCTTGCAAAGTGAACAAATGTGTAAAGTCAAAGTTAATTAAGATTATAAGATGCTTTAATTGAAATAGATTTAATTGCAtattttgactttttattttcacaatttcacatattTTGTCAGtagatttttttctcttttttttttaattttacaaattgtTATTCATTGgccattcattatttttaattgacttTGACAtgacaatattaattattgtaacATTGACATTCTGGttcagttaaataaaaaatacacaaaaattgagagaaaagataaaagtataattttgaataaaacatttataaaaaggataaaaatgttGGACGTGGGATTAAACCCTTAACTCCTTCCTTCTCCAATAGTGTCAATGTCAAAGACAGTTGATTTGTTcgttttaaaatatcattactGTATTTGTTAATTGCActttttgtttctaaaaaatattatcattgtgcaagttttttttatttaatattagaaattattattttagttttaaaaaataatataaatattataatattaaaagaaataatataatataagtgatgtgataaaaaaataatagagacgaaaaagaaaatgaggtgAAAAATTTAAGATGGAAAATTTatccattaaatgtttttattttaactatacaaatttatttattgatatttaagattataaattatttatattatttaataattaaaattgaaattaaaaagtacaataatgatatttaaaaattattttttatttaaaaatcaacaatttaaatgttttagtGACTTTTGAAGTtaaatcatttttctaaaagctTAACTCTACCTTTTGTTTTTACCACCTTAAGTTCAAATTTTCATGTACTTTAacccttattttttaaaacatttatttagtatttttttatctgtataGAATAATTTAAAACGATAATAATGATCTCAATTTTTGTACTCTAGTGTCATTGGTATTCTTTTATGACATTGGCAATGTTATTCTTTAATGCCATAAAGTTTAGTATCGTGTTGTTTATGGCAAATTAAAACACTGGGAGGCACTTGGCTCTGCAATTTCCAACGAAGCTCAATGTATCCCCACCATGTTGCCACGGGAAGCCCAACATACACGCGTAACAGTGGACAAATGTCACGGCTAAAACGCCGTGTTATACGGTGGGATAATAATACAATAACACCAACAATCCAACATTATAcggaaattttaataaattattccttttaattttttttccttatcaataaaaaaatgtctatcTTTTGAATAAGAATGTTTTTCTCTGGTTATTTAGTTTCTTTTATTGATGTGttgcttaattttaaaagtaggaaatatgacagaaaaaaaaaggagacacCAGATTTGATTCCAGTATTTTTCACAGTGATTTTCCTtcaacataattatttattctatatttaACGTAGCAAtcaatattcaaattcaaattctgaacgacttcatataataataaaattagagaatTGAATTTGAGTGTCATTAAActtgattttatataataaatgtttgagtataataaataaaattaattctgTGTCAGAATCTCAAATTGATTAAATGCGATAGAAAAGTAGCTTTGagttgaaatttgaaacttgaaaatctacacaacattttataaaaatcacaaGCAGAAGCAGTGTTTTTAACTAACAACTTTTCAGAGAGAGTTTGTATAAATAttaagtatataattaaattttaatttataagagaaacttaaccattttatttttatatttcttttccaataaaaaatatagataattgTTCATAGATTGAAGAATAGAGTGCAACCATTACACCTGTTACTAATTAACTGCACATAGTGGCCTTATGGTTATTTGCTGACATATTGGAGGTTTtggcaaaagaagaaaagtaatgctatatcttacaaaaaaaatcttagaagAAAGCTCACGAATTctaaatcaacccataaacataTGCATCACCATTCATAGGAGGGAAAAATAAGCATTATTATCCCCAATAAAACAACACCAATTAACATTTCGTGTGTATTGCTAGAAATTTGTTTCGCGCGTTTAAGCAATTTTCAAAGAGAAATCATGAAAAAGTTAACGAGATCTCAGCTTGTAAAGCCAACTTTACAAATCAACAAGATTTTGCCGGTCCACGTGTCAGCCTATCACCAAATTGGTTGCTCACCTGAGTCCTGACCTCATTCTACCTCttagctattttttttatcaattaatatattttttaatttcataaaaaaatatcaacaagtTAGAAATGCTTCTATTGTgtggtttataataaatatactataggtaagattttttaaaacactataGGGTTTTCTTCCCTTTTCTTCACTTCTATTGTTatgatttcttttattattgactATTAATATTCTTGATCTTTAATCTTTACCTGCTGTAAATGCTTTTTGACTACTTTTGATGCCTTTCGTTCTTTGTGACCATACATTATATTTTCTTGATGATGGAAACTGTTTTTATTTAACTACATGTAACATTATTTCTTGGTGCTGCTTTAGATGTTAGTTTGCCGAAGTTTAATAGTAATGTGATAGGGAATGTTCCTTTCtaaatctaatatattttttcaacgtTGTGCAAGGAGATCTTTGTGATTTCttggggaaaaaaaaagaaacttttaaACCAACTACAAATGTGACAACACTTGATATATTTTAAGGTATTTGAAACTGTCAtgccttgattttttttaatagttctGTTTCCAGTTAGAAGAATAGTTTAATCAAAGTTTAGTTCATTACTTTCAGTTCTAGTGAATAATAAATAccaaaattactaaaataatgTGATGTATGGTCAATCACTGCTGGAAACTTGAGTAATATTGTGTCATGTGAGTGTCTTGGTGGTCTCCTTATCTTTTAAAATCGTTACTAATATTTTACCGAAATGACATAAATGCTTAAATGatactaaattaatatttttgttagaagaagaaaaatgtttctttaGCTATAGGTGGTGGATAAGATATCCTCCAAAGCAGGGGGGaaagaaaaactgaaaaagaaacTACTCAATATATACCTCTACAATTAGAAATAATAGTCTCTACCCATTAGGCTATTTTCCTAATGGCCCACGTGATTAGGAGAAATACCATCTAAGCCCATGAATGCAATGTTCAATCACTTGGCCCAATGTCTTCACCCAAAAAATAGTTGAACTTCAATGTGAAAGAGCAAGCCCAAAGAAGTTGCACAACTTGTCCAAGCAGACCAACGCAGACAAGTATCATTGTCATCACCCACTTGAGCTGTATATTGgtgcaaaattattattattattattttcactttaCATGCAATAGTTTATGTAatcgtaatatatatatatatatatatatatatattacgttaaaatgattttaataacTCCTGCGTTTGCGTTAGATCaaaagatttaattataatgaattttattgctatcatatatcattattctttaaaatcattttataaaactagttttataaatttaaaagaggGTAGGAGAACAACTGAATAAGCTTGTGAAAGTGAAATGTCATTTGTCAAATTAAGTTTCTTCGAAAACCAATGAGTAGATTAATTACAGGACAACATGTTTGTTTAGTCGTCTTCACTGCCAAAAGTCTCCTAAAATACAGACACACGTGCTAGGTGGCTCCAATTGTCAGAACTTCTCTAGACTTTGAAGTGCCTGTATTATACTGAACTTTTGGAACAAGAGAAATACTTCCATAATATAAGCCGAAATTGATATATCTGAATTCCAACAATAAACTTAGAAGCACAAACAGAATGCATGATTCGGGTctccataaaatttaatttaaaaatagatatatgTATTAaagtacaaaatatatatgccatatgtaattttttttaatataatccaAACTACCCCTCCTTTTCAGCCATCTTCATTGATGATTGATCCATCTCTACAAAGTAACACCAGACTTGAGGACAATTATATGGAGATTACTCCAACATTAGACATAATAGGTAGGTTATGTAAAGCTATGCTAATGTACAATAAGAGAAAGGGTAGCTGAATTCCCCTGCAGATACACAGCAATGCCTCTCTCTGACGTTGTAAACAGGAATGAGCATGAAGTCAAACATGATATATATACTTGATCAAGTATCCTTTCAGAGACTGTGACTGTGACGTCGCCGTGTATTCTGGAGGAACGGTCTGTGTCATAACAAGGGGGCTAACACTGTTTTTGCGTTACTATAAGCGGAACACTCTCGAGCTTCCAAACATAAGGAAAATGTGGACACTTATAGGCTCCTAGCTAGTTGCTCTTTGAAGGAGGGGGCTCCCTCAGTGTACATCTACAGCCGACATGTGGATATATTGTtccatgagaaaaaaaaaacaacatattaAGACACGTTAACTAGGTCTATGATATGTgatcttcttctctctctctctatgttTCAAACTAGCTAGGCCATGTTAATTACTATAATGTTTACTACATTAATTCTCTTGTACTATAATATATTCAATTTGATTCCATGTGGTTAGTTGAGTTTTTGGACCCGTTAGGAAGAAAATGTGGAAAATAACTAGAAGGTTTGGATTTGGAAATTGTAGTGGTCATGAGGATAATTAAGATTCTAATAAGTCATGCATAGATTAACAATGTCAATGTTTAGGTGTTTTGATTGGAATTAAATATGTTGACGTGAAGATATatactataaaaatatatattgtgagtTTACACAAATATTTCATAAGATTCAGTCATTTTATCATATCATGTTATATTTAAGGAATATGAGAATTTACAAACAACCAGTACACACTGcttaataaactaaaataaactcGTTCTGTACCATATCATCATATATGTGTATTTTACACTAACTatgaaaattaaagtttttcataatatatgtaaatttaaattagtgATAAATGCATTGTTTCATAACACTTCACACATCTCATTTCAAAGAATACAAATAAATAGTTGGATTGTAGTCGGCAAATCATTACTTGATTCAATGAAAGAgtaccctttttttttacttctattgAAACCATAATTTAAGACCTAAAATcttgttaaaaaataacttaaactgTAATTTTAACTTGTTAAACGTATTATCTGTCGACTTTTAAATTTACATTATCCAAAGTAAGGTTTTCAACGTGCAAATTATAGTCTAATCACACCCTTTTTTGTTGAGGATATAATAGTTTTATAAGAAAATCTCTTCATAACTTTTTATTAGTGATAACTCGTGTGTAAAGGTTATTGATTATTTTGTAGAGGTTTTATGGAGAGGTTACTACTATTAGTTC
The genomic region above belongs to Glycine max cultivar Williams 82 chromosome 14, Glycine_max_v4.0, whole genome shotgun sequence and contains:
- the LOC100781388 gene encoding protein phosphatase 2C 37, which produces MVRRHSNCMCRVMPVTVTGRVCGPQVPAPFPLFKSFSPNAISVDPAFHFPYKTHNRSFVRSFPTCFSFFFSLFANLKESSVFIQIKVFSFFISGFRFGMAGICCGVVGEAAETSSPIEPTSRPSARRSLDLLPLKYIAADVSVPPLENSRKRQRLDRRASPARECDNAVHSSKSKVVEVVPNYSSKSPTLDSTSPTVVEEYPRYGVTSVCGRRRDMEDAVSVRPSFCQETLSHDKKLGFHFFAVFDGHGCSHVATMCKERLHEIVKEEVHQAKENLEWESTMKKCFARMDEEVLRWSQNNETPSCRCELQTPHCDAVGSTAVVAVVTPEKIIVANCGDSRAVLCRNNVAVPLSDDHKPDRPDELLRIQVAGGRVIYWDGPRVLGVLAMSRAIGDNYLKPYVISEPEVTVTERSEEDECLILGSDGLWDTVQNDIACKVVRMCLNAQKPPSPPSSPRREMAVDCSDKACSNASILLTKLALVRQSSDNVSVVVVDLRRT